AACCGATGTCGGCCGGCGTTAGCCCGGCTTGGGCGAAGGCGCGTTCGCCGGCGACGCGGTGGCCGGTCAAGGTCGGATCGACGATCGAACTGCGCGCGCCGACATTGGTGCGCTCACCATAACCGACCGGCACGACGCAGCGGGTGAGACCACGCTTCTCCGCCGCCTTGCGTCCCGTCACGAGTACGCCACTCGCGCCGTCGCATGGCATCACGCAGTCGAGCAAGCGGATCGGATCGTTTATCATCCGCGAGTTGACATAATCGTCGACGGTGATCGGCGTGCGCAGCTTTTCGCAGGCATTGTCGTTTCGCAGGGCGTGCTCACGTTGCGCCACCGCCAGCTTGCCGAGCGCATGAGGATCGAGTCCGAAGCGATCGTCATAATAACGGCTGAGCATGCCAAAGGCAGCCGGCGCGCCGAGATAGCCGAACGGCGTCGTCCATTCCGCGCCATAGGATCGCGGCCGGCCGTTATTCTCCGCCACCGCCGTGTCGGCGAACAGGCACAGCACCGTCGCCGCCAGCCCTGCATCGATCGCGGCGCAGGCGCGCGCGACCGCGCCGAGCGGCGAGCTGCCGCCGATATCAACCGTCTGGCAGAAGTTGAGCTCCAGCCCCAGCTGATCGGCCATGGTCTGCGACCAGAAATTGTTGCCCGCCCCGGTCGAGGACGACGACAGGATCAGCCCGTCGATCTCGTCATTGGCGATCCCGGTCTGCCCGATGATGTCGTCAAGGATTTCAGCGGCGAGCTCCCATATGTCGACCTCGCTGCGCGGGACGATCTTGGTCTCCGCATAACCGATGATGGCATTGTCGCTGAGCGCCATGATCTCAATCCTCTCGCGTAATTTCGTCCGGGGCGACCACCTTGTTCTCGCCGCGCTCGATAAAGGCCGCGATGCGGCTGGTGTCCGTTGCGCCCCGCGAGGCGCCCCCGATCAGGCCTTCGAAGAACAGTCCATCGCCGTGGCCCATCTCGGCGATGCGGGGCAGCGCCGCGCAGATCGCCCAGTTGGTGGTCGGCGCATTGCTCGCGATCGACAGCGCCAGGTCCTTCGCCTTGCTCAGCGCCTCGCCGGCGGGGACGACATATTGGCACAGGTTGGCGCGTTCGCCCTCAGCCGCGCTCAGGACACGACCCGTCAGCATCATGTCGGACATGCGGGCATAACCGATCAGCCGTTGAATCCGCACCGCGCCACCGCCGCCGACGAAGATGCCGCGTTTGGCTTCGGGCAGCGCGAAGAAGCCGGTTTCGTCGGCCACGCGGATTTGACACGCTGCGGCGATTTCCAGCCCACCGCCGATACAAGCACCTTGGATTGCGGCGATCCACGGTATGGGGCCGCGTGCGACAAGTTCGAGTGGCACCGTCCAGCGCCCTCGCTCCCAGGGCTTGAAGGGCGCGCCGCCGCTCATCCGCGCTGCCGCTTCCGTCAAATCAAGACCGGCGGAGAAATTGCCGCCATGGCCGAACAGCACGCCTACCCGTGCCTCGCCCGCCGCCCGCTCGAACGCGGCGTGCATCTGCTCCATTACGGCGATGTTGACGGCGTTGCGCTTGGCGGGGCGATCGATGCCGACGATCGCGATGTCGCCTTCCAGCTCGTAGGTCACCAGGGTCTCGCTCATCTCGACTTCCTTTCGATGGGCGCGTCGCTCAACCCTGGCCTGTAATGACTAGCGCATCCACCGCGGTGAGGCCCTGTCCTTCGGCATGAACGAAGACGGGATTGAGATCGATCTCCTCGATCTCGGGCACGGTCATCATCAGCCTGCCGATCAGCGACGCCGTCGCCGCGACGGACTGTATGTCGACCGGGGGTGCACCACGCACGCCATGCAACAATTTGGCGCTGCGCAGCTTGTCGAGTTCGGCAATGATATCCTTGACCGCCATGTCCGCCGGCACCAGCCGCACGTCTCCCAACGCTTCCACCCAGATGCCGCCGAGACCGATCAGCACCACCGGACCCCATTTCGGATCGCGCTTCGCACCGATCATCAGCTCCAGCCCCTTGTCAGCCATGCGTTCGATCAGCACGCCATCGAGCATGAGACCCGGCGCCGCGCGCGCGATATTGTCGTGCAGCGTCTGCCAGGCGGTGCGCAGGGCGTCGGCGTTGCGGATGCTCAGCATCACGCCACCCGCCTCCGTCTTGTGCGCGAGCGCGCCCGCCTGCGCCTTGATCGCGACCGGGAAACCAACACGTTCAGCGATCGCTACTCCCTCGTCCAGCGTGCGGGCAAGGTCGCCATCGGGGATCCGGATACCGATCGCCGAAAGCAAACGCTTGCCCACCCATTCAGGCTGCGGGCCGCGGCCCAGCACGCCCAGATCTTCGAACGGCGCGTGGATGACCGAACGAGCATTGCGTTCCAGCGCGCGTCCATAGTGCGTGACGCGAGAGATCGCCCGCATCGACCGCTCAATCGACCGGCTGAGTATCAGCCCGTTGTCGAGCACTGCCTGCGCGAAATCTGGATCGAGCTCCGGGGCAGGAAAACTGAGGATCGCGGGCTTGGAGCGGCCCTTCAGCGCCTCGACGAAATAAGGACCATAGGTGTGCTGCGACCGCGCGGTGCCGCTGTTGATCGCAACGATCACGCTGCCCAGGTTCGGATCGCTCATCAACGCTTCGGTGCCGATCTGCGTCAGCTCGGGCTGCCAGATAGCCTGGGTGCCGAGATCCAGCGGGTTCTTGGGCGGAATATATGACGGCAGCTTAGGCTCCAGAGCAGCGCGGACGTCCTCGGTCAGCGCCGGCATCTCCAGCCCTTCTTCCTCCAGGAAATCGTGCGCGATCGCACAGAAGCCCCCCGAAAATGTCAATATGCCCGGTCCGGCCACCGGCGGCTGCGGATAGCGCGCGAGGATTTCGGCGACATCGACCAGCTCTTCCAATGTCTCGACAAGCGTCACGCCCGCGCGGGAAAGATGGACTTGCATAGACACATAGTCGCCGGCGAGCGCACCGGTATGCGACTGGATCGCCGCTTTGCCCTTCTCGCCGCGTCCGGGGTGGATCGCGATGACGGGCTTGCCGGCAGCACGCGCCCGACGGGCGGCGGCGAGGAACTCCTGGGGTTTGCGCACCTCCTCCAGATAGAGCGCGATGACCGTGGTGGCGGGGTCGAGCGTGAAGAAATTGATGAAGTCGGCGAGCCCGATGCCGGCCTCGTTGCCGGTCGAGACCGTGTACGACATCGGCAGTCCGCGAGAAGCTAGTGTCGAACTGACATATGCCATCAGTCCTCCGCTTTGCGACACCATCGCGACCGCTGGCCGGGTGCCGTCGGATGGCGTGCGCGCGACCTTGCGCGCATTGGCGAAGCCGACCGGCATGCCGTCGACCAGGTTGGTATAGCCGAGACAATTGGGGCCGAGCATCGCGATGCCGCCGTCGTGGGCGATGGCCGCCAGTTCCTCCTGCGCGGAATGGTTGCCGATCTCCGCGAAGCCCGAGGAAAATACGGTCACCGCCCGCACGCCGCGCCGCACGCACGCCTCCATTGCATCTTTCACCGCCACGGCGGGGAGGGCGAACACGGCAAGATCGACGCCCTTGGGCAGATCGTCGATGCTTTGCGAAACCGGGACGCCATCGATCTCGCCGTCGGCGCGGCCGACGATATGCACGTCGCCCGCAAATTCGTTGAGCTTCAGGTTGGTCAGCACGGTGCGCCCAGCGGTTGCCGCCTTCGACGACACGCCGACGATCGCGACCGAACGGGGCCGCATGAACAACTCGACCGCTGCGGCGCTGGCGCCGGCTGCGATCAACGATTCATGGGTGTCGGGCACAATCGTGGTGTTCATGTCGTTTCCGTTCGCGAAATTATGGCTCCGGCAATGCCGAAAGCCAGTATGGCATGGTCAGGACCGGATCGGCCGGCGCATAGGCCGGCCGATCCGGCGATCAGAATTCGAACCGCATGCCGATTTTATAGCTGCGTCCGATACGGTCGTAGAACCCTGCGAGCTGGGTTGCCGGGAACGGCGGATCGACACCCAGCAGGTTGTTGACCACACCGTACAGCTGGACGCGCTTTTTGCCGTCGTTGATGATGTTCACCGACCCGCTCCAATTGAGATAGAAGCGCGAGTCGACGTTCATCGGGCCCACCGAGATCGGCGACGCCGCATTATAGTCGGGATCGCCCGGCTGGACGAGTGTGGCATCGACGATACCGCCCTGGATCCAGCGCGCGGTCAGCGTCGTTGCGAAGCGGTCGTTCGAATAACCGACACTGCCGTTGAGCTGCCAGTGCGGCACGCTCGTCGCCCCGGTATTGAGGCCCGAAGCGAAGCCGCCCAACTGGCCGGCACGATCGATCACGCTGCCGCGAGTCTGGATAATGCCGGCAGCATTGAAGGTCGGCGCGACGCCCAGGCCATCATCCGAGATGAGATGGGCGACATAGGATCCGTAGACCCGCGTCGAGACATTGCCGGCGAGCGCGTTGAAACGATACGAGAGCTCGAAATCGACGCCACTGGTCTTGAGCGACGCGAGGTTGAGCAGCGCTTGAGTGACCGACACGATTTCGGTGTTGGTGCCGGTGCCCGACCGTGCCACGTTCGCACAAAAGGCGCCCGGTCCGCTCCCCTGTATCTCGGCATAGCAATTGTCGAGGATCTGTTGTGCCGGATAATTGGAGATCGCTCCGTTGATCTTGATGTTGTAATAGTCGGCCGAGATCGACAGGCCGGGGATGAAGCGCGGCTCGAAAACCGCTCCCAATGTCAGCGTGTCGGCCCTTTCCGGGGCAAGCGCCGGGCTGGGTTCGAACACCACGGTGTAGGAACGTGAGACGCCGTTAAACGGATTGCGCAGCGTCGATTGGGTGCTCGTCGTTGCGAAGAGTTCCGAACTGTTCGGCGCGCGGATGTCGCGCGAACGCGTGCCGCGCAGACGCACTCCCTTGATCGGTTCCCAGGTGAGACCCGCCTTCCAGGTCGTCACGCCGCCGGAAGACTGATAATCGGTATAGCGAATGGCGGCGTTGAAATCGAGCGACTGAAACCCGGGTATATCCTTGGCGAGCGGGACTACGACCTCGGCATAGCCTTCCTTGGTATTGAACGATCCCGAATAGGGCTGGGGGTTTGAGAAGTTGAAGCCGCGCGCCTCGGCGATCGCGTCGACAACGCTCTCCGCCTTGTCCTGGCGATATTCGCCGCCGAACGCGAGCGACACCGGCCCCGCCCAGGTCGAGAAGGGCTCACCACGCAAATTGGCCGCGACGACGGTCTGCGAGATGGTGATCTGCTGGAACTGATTGCCGTTCACATAGTCGATGGCCGCTTGGCTCATCGCATTCTCGCCGAACAGGTTGAGCGGCGCGCAGCCCGCCGCACGCGCGGTTTCATTGCGGCATACCACCTGACCGCTCGGCAGCCGGATCGCATCGTAGGCGTACAGGAAATTCTGCTGGATACGATTATTGTGAATCTGCGATTCCAGCGTGTTCTTGCCGTACTGGGCATAGGCGTCCCAGCCCCAGCCGCCGCCAAGATCGCCCGACAGCCCACCGACGATGCGATAGGTGGTGTTGGTGTTCTCGATCCGCGTGCGCGAGAAATCGGGATTGGCGCGGCCGAGGTAAAACTGCCCGATCCCGTTCGCATCCATGATCGCGCCGACCTGCGTCGGCAGGAATGCGTTGTCGCGCCGGATCAGGATGGCATTGGCGCCCGAGACCGCGGTATCGCGCGGCACTGGCCCTGAATAGTCCGAGCCGGACGTGGCATAGCTGCCCTGCGCGAAGATCTTTATCGAATCGCTGAGTTCATAGTCGAACTTGGCCACCACCGAGTGACGGTTGATTGGCAGGACGAGCGTGTGCCCAAGTCGAGTGATGACGCCGGCCGAACTGGAGAAGCCGATCGATGAACCGCCCGTTTCGTTACCATAGGTGAAGTTGCCGACCGCGCCCGGCGTTGGAAAGTAGATTCCGCGCAGCGCGTCGACGCCATTACCCGGATTGGTGTCGGCATTGACCCCAAGGATCACGCCGCCAACCAGCGAATTCACATATTGCACGCCAGAGGCGAAAATGCGCGAAGGCGTGCCGGCCGGACGGTTGGTGGCGTAGGACACGATCTCGTCGCCGCGGCGCGCCCAATCGCGATCGAGGAAGCTGTGAACGCCATTGGACTTCATATATTCGCCGCCAATGATGAAATTGCCGCGGCCGCCAGCGAAGCTCGTGCCCCATGCCAGGCTGGCGCGGCGCTCGAAATTGTCGCCGTCCTCAGCAATCCCCATCGACAAGTCGGCCTTCAGCCCCTCCAGCTTGCGCTTCAGGATCACATTGACCACGCCCGAAATCGCGTCCGAGCCATAAGCCGCCGAGGCACCGCCCGTCACGACATCGACGCGGTCGATCATCACTGTCGGGATCAGGTTGAGATCGACCTGCCCGGTCGACGCGGTCGGCACGTGCCGGCGGCCGTCGACCAGCGTCAGCGTGCGGATATTGCCCAGCGCGCGCAGATCCGCAAATGTTGCACCCGAAAGGCTGGATGCCTGGGTGTTGGTCTGGGCCGACACGCTGGCCCGGAACGATGGGATTTCGTTGAGATAGTCGCCGACATTGCTCAGACCGCGGGTCTCGAGCGCTTGGGACGTGACGACCGTCGTCGGCGTCGGCGCGTCGAAGCCGTCGCGGGCGACGCGCGAGCCGGTGACGATGATGTCGCCTTCGGTTCGCGCTTCGCGCGATGCCGGTGGCGCGTCGGGCTGCGGATCAGCATCCTGCGCTAGAGCCGGCGAGGCTGAAGCAAGGATCGCCACCGAGGCGACCGATGCAAACAGCCAGGTACGTTGATTCCAAGTGCGTTGAGTCACAGCCCTCTCCCATCGTGCGCGAGGTTATCCCCGCTTGTTTAGACTTGTGAGGCAACCTGACGGCCACCGATCCAGCATCATTGTATAACTATAATATCTTTCATCAGCCGCGACCGAGGAACGGCATGGGAAGCGGCAACATCGTCCCTTCGAGAAAATTCACATGGTCTGGAAGGTCGATCATCGCGAGAATTGCCCGCGCCGCGACATCCGCGCCGATACGCTGACCAGACGCGGCGCCCGGCGCAGATTGCGGGCGCCCCTCCAGCTCCGTCCCGATCACGCCCGGATGGAAAATCGACGACGCGATACCGAACGCACGGCCGTCGAGCGCCAGCGAATGGTTAAGTCCGGTCAGCGCGAACTTGCTCGCGGCATAGGCGGCAGTGTTCTCCCGAGGCACGAGCGCGGAAAGACTGCCGACATGGATCATGCGGCCACCTCCTTGGCGCTTCATCACGCGCAACGCTTCGCGCGCGCAGTAGAATGCACCGGTAAGGTTTGTGTCGATGACCTCGCTCCATCGAGCAGACGACAATTCGTCCGTGGGCGAATGATCTGCGAGACCAGCATTGTTGATGAGGACATCTATCCGCCCGAATCTATCGAGCGCCGCAGTAAACATGGCCTCGACCTGCGCCTCGTCGCGCACATCGCATTCAACCGCGAGCGCCTCCGCGCCATCGGCCGTCACTTCCGTGACGAGCGAGTCGAGCCGATCCTTCCGCCGGGCGCCGACGACAATCCGCATTCCGGCACCGGCGAGAGCGAGCGCCAGGGCACGGCCGAGTCCCGAACTGGCCCCCGTCACGATCGCGACCTTGCCCAGGATGTGTGTCACTCCTTCTCCTCTCCGCTGCGGTTTCAACGGCCCATTCAGTGGAAGCCTGTTGCCGACACCAGGTCGATTCGTGGTTGCAAATCGATGCTACAGACAACTATATACCAATGTAAAGCAGCTTGTCATAGAATCCCGGTTTGGAGAGAATATGTTGACACCAGACGAACTGGCGTTCGCGGAAGAGGTCAGGGCCTTCGTCCGGGCCGAATGCCCGGAAAAGACCCGCGCCAAGGTCTTCGATGCCGTGCGCATCACCTCGGATGAGCGGCGATCCTGGCATAGCGCGCTGCACGCTCGCGGATGGGCCGCACCGCACTGGCCCGTCGAACATGGCGGCACGGGCTGGGGCGCGGTGCAGACCTACATATTCGCCGAAACGCTCGCGGAAGAAGGCGCGCCGGATTTAGGGTCGTTTGGGCTCAAGATGCTCGGCCCGACGCTGATCCGATATGGCAGCGACGCCCAGAAAGCACGCTATCTGCCCCGCATCCTGTCCGGCGAGGATTTCTGGTGTCAGGGCTTTTCGGAACCCGGAGCGGGCTCCGACCTCGCATCGCTGAAGACCCGCGCGGAACTGGTTGACGATCACTGGATCGTGAACGGGCAGAAGATGTGGACGACGATGGCGCATGAGGCGAACATGATGTTCGCCCTGGTGCGCACCGATCCTCAGTCGGCGAAACCGCAGACGGGGATCTCGATGCTGCTGATCGACCTGGCGACGCCGGGCATAGACATCCGCCCGATCCTGCTTCTGAATGGAGAGCGTTCCACCAACGAGGTGTTCTTCGACAATGTTCGCGTGCCGGCTGCCAACCTGGTCGGCGAACCTCACCAGGGCTGGACTTATTCGCGCGTCGTGTTGGGAAACGAGCGACTGAGCATCGCGCGCATCGGCCTGAACCGCCGCCAGCTCGCCAAGCTGAAGTCGCTCGCACAAGCCGAGGGCCTTCTGGATGCGCCTCTGTTCCGTGCCCGCGTCGCCAGTGCGGAGATAGAGCTGGCGGCACTGGAGGCAATGGCCATCGGCATGCTGGACCGGGCGCGTGCCGGCGTCGCGCCCGGCATCGAGGCCAACATGCTCAAGATCAAGGGCTCGGAACTGCAGCAGACGCTCGCCGAACTGCTCGTCGATACGCTGGGTCGGCGCGCTGCGCCTTTTGGTCCTGATGCGGCCGATCCGGCGCAGCCGCGATCGGCGTCCTTGTTCAAAAGCCATTTCGATACGCGAGTGGTCACCATCTATGGCGGCTCGAACGAGATACAGCGCAATATAATCGCCAAGTCGCTTGGCCTGGGGGCAACACGATGAGCATCTCC
This portion of the Sphingomonas sp. So64.6b genome encodes:
- a CDS encoding acyl-CoA dehydrogenase family protein, with translation MLTPDELAFAEEVRAFVRAECPEKTRAKVFDAVRITSDERRSWHSALHARGWAAPHWPVEHGGTGWGAVQTYIFAETLAEEGAPDLGSFGLKMLGPTLIRYGSDAQKARYLPRILSGEDFWCQGFSEPGAGSDLASLKTRAELVDDHWIVNGQKMWTTMAHEANMMFALVRTDPQSAKPQTGISMLLIDLATPGIDIRPILLLNGERSTNEVFFDNVRVPAANLVGEPHQGWTYSRVVLGNERLSIARIGLNRRQLAKLKSLAQAEGLLDAPLFRARVASAEIELAALEAMAIGMLDRARAGVAPGIEANMLKIKGSELQQTLAELLVDTLGRRAAPFGPDAADPAQPRSASLFKSHFDTRVVTIYGGSNEIQRNIIAKSLGLGATR
- a CDS encoding crotonase/enoyl-CoA hydratase family protein, giving the protein MSETLVTYELEGDIAIVGIDRPAKRNAVNIAVMEQMHAAFERAAGEARVGVLFGHGGNFSAGLDLTEAAARMSGGAPFKPWERGRWTVPLELVARGPIPWIAAIQGACIGGGLEIAAACQIRVADETGFFALPEAKRGIFVGGGGAVRIQRLIGYARMSDMMLTGRVLSAAEGERANLCQYVVPAGEALSKAKDLALSIASNAPTTNWAICAALPRIAEMGHGDGLFFEGLIGGASRGATDTSRIAAFIERGENKVVAPDEITRED
- a CDS encoding acetate--CoA ligase family protein — translated: MNTTIVPDTHESLIAAGASAAAVELFMRPRSVAIVGVSSKAATAGRTVLTNLKLNEFAGDVHIVGRADGEIDGVPVSQSIDDLPKGVDLAVFALPAVAVKDAMEACVRRGVRAVTVFSSGFAEIGNHSAQEELAAIAHDGGIAMLGPNCLGYTNLVDGMPVGFANARKVARTPSDGTRPAVAMVSQSGGLMAYVSSTLASRGLPMSYTVSTGNEAGIGLADFINFFTLDPATTVIALYLEEVRKPQEFLAAARRARAAGKPVIAIHPGRGEKGKAAIQSHTGALAGDYVSMQVHLSRAGVTLVETLEELVDVAEILARYPQPPVAGPGILTFSGGFCAIAHDFLEEEGLEMPALTEDVRAALEPKLPSYIPPKNPLDLGTQAIWQPELTQIGTEALMSDPNLGSVIVAINSGTARSQHTYGPYFVEALKGRSKPAILSFPAPELDPDFAQAVLDNGLILSRSIERSMRAISRVTHYGRALERNARSVIHAPFEDLGVLGRGPQPEWVGKRLLSAIGIRIPDGDLARTLDEGVAIAERVGFPVAIKAQAGALAHKTEAGGVMLSIRNADALRTAWQTLHDNIARAAPGLMLDGVLIERMADKGLELMIGAKRDPKWGPVVLIGLGGIWVEALGDVRLVPADMAVKDIIAELDKLRSAKLLHGVRGAPPVDIQSVAATASLIGRLMMTVPEIEEIDLNPVFVHAEGQGLTAVDALVITGQG
- a CDS encoding TonB-dependent receptor, with translation MTQRTWNQRTWLFASVASVAILASASPALAQDADPQPDAPPASREARTEGDIIVTGSRVARDGFDAPTPTTVVTSQALETRGLSNVGDYLNEIPSFRASVSAQTNTQASSLSGATFADLRALGNIRTLTLVDGRRHVPTASTGQVDLNLIPTVMIDRVDVVTGGASAAYGSDAISGVVNVILKRKLEGLKADLSMGIAEDGDNFERRASLAWGTSFAGGRGNFIIGGEYMKSNGVHSFLDRDWARRGDEIVSYATNRPAGTPSRIFASGVQYVNSLVGGVILGVNADTNPGNGVDALRGIYFPTPGAVGNFTYGNETGGSSIGFSSSAGVITRLGHTLVLPINRHSVVAKFDYELSDSIKIFAQGSYATSGSDYSGPVPRDTAVSGANAILIRRDNAFLPTQVGAIMDANGIGQFYLGRANPDFSRTRIENTNTTYRIVGGLSGDLGGGWGWDAYAQYGKNTLESQIHNNRIQQNFLYAYDAIRLPSGQVVCRNETARAAGCAPLNLFGENAMSQAAIDYVNGNQFQQITISQTVVAANLRGEPFSTWAGPVSLAFGGEYRQDKAESVVDAIAEARGFNFSNPQPYSGSFNTKEGYAEVVVPLAKDIPGFQSLDFNAAIRYTDYQSSGGVTTWKAGLTWEPIKGVRLRGTRSRDIRAPNSSELFATTSTQSTLRNPFNGVSRSYTVVFEPSPALAPERADTLTLGAVFEPRFIPGLSISADYYNIKINGAISNYPAQQILDNCYAEIQGSGPGAFCANVARSGTGTNTEIVSVTQALLNLASLKTSGVDFELSYRFNALAGNVSTRVYGSYVAHLISDDGLGVAPTFNAAGIIQTRGSVIDRAGQLGGFASGLNTGATSVPHWQLNGSVGYSNDRFATTLTARWIQGGIVDATLVQPGDPDYNAASPISVGPMNVDSRFYLNWSGSVNIINDGKKRVQLYGVVNNLLGVDPPFPATQLAGFYDRIGRSYKIGMRFEF
- a CDS encoding thiolase family protein → MALSDNAIIGYAETKIVPRSEVDIWELAAEILDDIIGQTGIANDEIDGLILSSSSTGAGNNFWSQTMADQLGLELNFCQTVDIGGSSPLGAVARACAAIDAGLAATVLCLFADTAVAENNGRPRSYGAEWTTPFGYLGAPAAFGMLSRYYDDRFGLDPHALGKLAVAQREHALRNDNACEKLRTPITVDDYVNSRMINDPIRLLDCVMPCDGASGVLVTGRKAAEKRGLTRCVVPVGYGERTNVGARSSIVDPTLTGHRVAGERAFAQAGLTPADIGSFHPYDDFIIAIMMQLEMLDFCPHGQGAAFIHETDFQFSGDLPLNTGGGQISAGQCGLAGGGTNLVEAVRQLFGDGGPRQVRNSASALVTGIGGIPYGRNWNTSTVLILTPNA
- a CDS encoding SDR family oxidoreductase, which gives rise to MTHILGKVAIVTGASSGLGRALALALAGAGMRIVVGARRKDRLDSLVTEVTADGAEALAVECDVRDEAQVEAMFTAALDRFGRIDVLINNAGLADHSPTDELSSARWSEVIDTNLTGAFYCAREALRVMKRQGGGRMIHVGSLSALVPRENTAAYAASKFALTGLNHSLALDGRAFGIASSIFHPGVIGTELEGRPQSAPGAASGQRIGADVAARAILAMIDLPDHVNFLEGTMLPLPMPFLGRG